The Mixophyes fleayi isolate aMixFle1 chromosome 1, aMixFle1.hap1, whole genome shotgun sequence genome includes a region encoding these proteins:
- the DHX29 gene encoding ATP-dependent RNA helicase DHX29, with product MGGKNKKNRHSNTPAVQGVISAANKSRAAAESRGAGEDALKKQTSKSSNVSSVNKETRSKQGPKTYSFASSVESGVSANHDKSVLKVVIESKLEKRIISLINKHKQLHCDKGMVSGRLTSKKLQDLYMALQEFGFKAEHIEDAMNNTVLYGGDLHSALDWLCLNLLDDALPEGFSQQFAEEEQKTRAKFRPPPQQPVPDNVLGSGRSEEAPAEQTSNEKDEDLSMKEWILRYAEQGSDEEEEVDPVVDPESEKFDPNEKYIELTARLLDAKAQAAGTKQDKDKVGQREAQDKIRTYQQEMKILEQHPLFNPAVKLPEVKSEAKQPSAPPPDEEPLNFNLFKSVGDVPEEKDKKKQPLDIRNFDYTSRSWTGKSPKQFLIDWCRKHYPKSPNPSFEKVSVGRYWRSRVKIVKSIEDVMSVCPTIVTEDSMQAQHLAATLALYELTKGQSVHQLLPPTYRDVWLEWSDANKSRQEQDKMETNKPRDQFISKLLNKLKLKQQLQKPPEENKVSEDPEDSWENLARDEDLEQKTTCPVEKYNLEPIKNIFIKCRDSPKYRRLLSERKQLPVFAHRDIILQTLGRHRVIVVAGETGSGKSTQVPQFLLEELLLNNWASGKCNIVCTQPRRISAMSLATRVCEELGSESGPGGKNSLCGYQIRMESRTGESTRLLYCTTGVLLRKLQEDSLLRNITHVIVDEVHERTVQSDFLLIILREILHKRADLHLVLMSATVDSDKFSSYFSHCPIIRISGRTYPVEVFHLEDVVEETGFVLEKDSEYCQKFLEDEEEITLNVTSKGGGTQKYQEYIPVQSGSLMEVNPCYQRFSARTRHAVLYMNPNRINLDLLLELLVFLDKSVQYRNVEGAVLIFLPGLADIQQLYDLLSSDKRFHDRRRYKLIALHSILSSQDQAEAFVLPPPGTRKIVLATNIAETGITIPDVVFVIDAGRTKENRYHESSQMSSLVETFISKASALQRQGRAGRVRDGYCFRLYPKERFNSFMEYSVPEILRVPLEELCLHIMKCDLGSPEEFLSKALDPPQLQVISNAMNLLRKIGACELTEPKLTPLGQHLAALPVNVKIGKMLIFGAIFGCLDVVATLAATMTEKSPFVTPIGRKDEANLAKSSMALASSDHLTIFSAYMGWQMSRAEGYGSETAYCRKNFLNRKALLTIEDVKQELVRLVRAAGFECSRGVASNGVHGNGDRRAPSVEELSLLKAVLTAGLYDNVGKILFTKSVDISEKLACMVETAQGKAQAHPSSVNRNLQTYGWLLYQEKVKYSKIFLKETTLVSPFPILLFGGDIAVQHRERLLTVDDWIHFQAPVKIAVIFKELRGLIESVLKEKLQYPKMSLEDDEILSIIKELIKTEK from the exons ATGGGtggcaaaaataagaaaaatcggCACAGCAATACTCCGGCTGTCCAGGGAGTGATTTCCGCAGCTAACAAATCCAGGGCCGCTGCAGAATCAAGGGGTGCCGGGGAAGATGCATTGAAGAAACAGACAAGCAAATCTTCAAATGTGTCTTCTGTAAACAAGGAGACACGGAGCAAGCAAG gtccaaaaacatacagttTTGCATCATCTGTTGAATCCGGAGTTTCTGCAAATCATGACAAGTCTGTGTTGAAG GTAGTGATTGAAAGCAAACTGGAGAAAAGGATCATCTCTCTAATTAACAAGCACAAACAGCTTCATTGTGATAAAGGAATGGTGTCTGGAAGACTGACTTCTAAGAAGTTACAG GATCTGTATATGGCCTTACAAGAGTTTGGTTTTAAGGCAGAACACATTGAGGACGCAATGAACAACACTGTGCTATATGGTGGAGATCTGCATTCTGCACTTGACTGGCTCTGCTTGAACCTACTGGATG ATGCACTCCCAGAAGGCTTTAGTCAGCAGTTTGCAGAAGAAGAGCAGAAGACTAGAGCAAAGTTTCGTCCCCCTCCTCAGCAACCAGTCCCTGACAATGTCCTCGGCTCTGGCAGATCAGAAGAAGCACCTGCTGAACAG ACCAGTAATGAGAAGGATGAGGACCTCAGCATGAAAGAATGGATTCTGCGATACGCCGAACAGGGAAGCGATGAGGAAGAAGAGGTAGATCCTGTGGTAGATCCTGAGAGCGAGAAGTTTGATCCT AATGAAAAGTATATAGAGCTGACAGCCAGGCTGTTGGATGCCAAAGCACAAGCTGCTGGCACCAAGCAGGACAaagacaaggtgggccagagagagGCACAGGACAAAATCCGGACGTATCAGCAAG AGATGAAGATCTTGGAGCAGCATCCATTGTTTAATCCTGCAGTGAAACTTCCCGAGGTTAAAAGTGAAGCTAAACAGCCTTCGGCGCCACCTCCGGATGAGGAGCCTTTAAACTTCAATCTGTTTAAGAGCGTTGGGGATGTGCCAGAGGAGAAAG ataaaaagaaacaGCCTCTTGACATCAGAAACTTTGACTACACATCTCGCAGCTGGACAGGTAAATCGCCAAAGCAGTTTCTGATTGATTGGTGCAGGAAACATTACCCTAAAAGCCCAAACCCGTCCTTTGAGAAGGTGTCTGTGGGCAGGTACTGGAGAAGTAG GGTGAAAATCGTGAAGTCAATCGAGGATGTGATGTCCGTGTGTCCTACAATTGTAACGGAGGACAGTATGCAAGCTCAACACTTGGCAGCCACATTAGCTCTGTATGAACTCACCAAAGGCCAG TCTGTGCACCAACTGCTGCCCCCAACATACAGGGATGTTTGGCTGGAGTGGAGCGATGCCAACAAAAGCAGACAGGAACAGGACAAAATGGAGACCAACAAACCTCGGGACCAGTTTATTTCCAAATTACTAAATAAGTTGAAGCTGAAACAACAGCTCCAGAAACCACCAGAAGAAAACAAAGTATCAGAGGACCCAGAAGACTCCTGGGAAAACTTGGCCAGGGATGAGGATCTAGAGCAGAAAACAACATGTCCAGTGGAGAAGTACAATTTAGAgcctataaaaaacatttttattaaatgccgTGATTCACCCAAGTACAGGCGGCTGCTGAGTGAGAGGAAGCAGCTTCCAGTATTCGCACACAGGGACATTATTCTGCAGACCCTAGGCAGGCATCGTGTTATTGTCGTAGCCGGAGAAACTGGCAGTGGTAAAAGTACCCAAGTTCCGCAGTTCTTGCTGGAAGAGCTGCTTCTAAACAACTGGGCCTCAGGGAAATGTAACATTGTGTGCACCCAGCCTCGCAGGATATCTGCCATGAGTCTGGCCACTCGAGTGTGTGAGGAGTTGGGAAGCGAATCAGGACCAGGAGGGAAG AATTCGCTGTGTGGGTATCAGATTCGGATGGAATCTAGAACAGGGGAATCCACCAGACTCCTGTACTGCACCACAGGAGTCTTACTGCGCAAATTACAGGAAGACAGTCTGCTAAGGAACATAACTCATGTCATTGTGGATGAG GTACATGAGCGGACGGTGCAGTCGGACTTCCTGCTGATCATCCTTAGGGAGATCCTTCACAAACGTGCAGACTTGCACCTCGTGCTCATGAGCGCCACTGTGGATAGCGACAAGTTTTCCAGCTACttctcacactgccccatcaTAAGGATTTCAGGAAGGACCTACCCGGTCGAG GTTTTCCACCTGGAAGATGTTGTTGAAGAAACCGGTTTCGTCCTAGAAAAAGACTCAGAGTATTGTCAGAAGTTCCTGGAGGATGAAGAAGAAATAACGCTTAATGTTACCAGCAAAGGTGGAGGCACCCAAAAATATCAG GAGTACATCCCTGTTCAGTCAGGTTCTTTGATGGAAGTAAATCCCTGTTATCAGAGGTTTAGTGCCCGGACACGTCACGCTGTCCTTTATATGAATCCCAACAGAATAAACCTGGACCTGCTCCTGGAACTGCTGGTGTTCTTGG ACAAAAGTGTACAATATAGGAATGTAGAGGGCGCTGTGCTGATCTTCTTACCTGGCCTGGCTGATATTCAGCAGCTCTATGACCTGCTGTCTTCTGATAAGAGGTTccatgacaggaggag GTACAAGTTGATAGCTCTGCATTCAATACTTTCCAGTCAGGATCAGGCTGAAGCATTTGTCCTGCCTCCGCCTGGAACCAGAAAG ATTGTGTTGGCAACGAACATTGCTGAAACGGGTATCACAATCCCAGATGTGGTGTTTGTCATAGACGCTGGAAGAACAAAGGAAAATAG ATATCATGAGAGCAGTCAGATGAGCTCCCTGGTGGAGACCTTTATAAGTAAAGCCAGCGCACTGCAGCGGCAGGGGAGAGCCGGCCGTGTCAGAGACGGGTACTGCTTCCGGCTTTACCCCAAGGAAAG GTTTAACAGTTTTATGGAGTACTCTGTTCCAGAAATATTACGAGTACCTTTAGAAGAGCTGTGCCTACACATTATG AAGTGTGATCTTGGCTCTCCAGAGGAGTTCTTATCTAAAGCATTAGACCCTCCACAGCTCCAAGTGATCAGTAACGCAATGAATCTACTGAGGAAGATTGGAGCCTGTGAGCTCACTGAGCCCAAGCTCACTCCTCTGGGCCAGCATCTCGCTGCCCTGCCGGTCAATGTGAAGATTGGGAAGATGCTCATCTTTGGTGCGATCTTTGGCTGTCTGGATGTTGTA GCAACTCTGGCTGCCACCATGACTGAGAAGTCGCCGTTTGTAACGCCTATTGGTAGAAAAGATGAGGCCAACCTGGCCAAATCATCCATGGCTCTAGCAAGCTCTGATCATCTGACCATCTTCAGCGCCTATATGGG ATGGCAGATGAGCAGAGCAGAAGGATATGGCTCAGAGACGGCTTATTGTAGGAAGAACTTCCTGAACAGAAAGGCTCTTCTGACAATAGAG GATGTGAAACAAGAGTTAGTCCGGCTGGTGAGGGCGGCAGGCTTTGAATGTTCCAGAGGGGTGGCCTCCAATGGTGTCCATGGAAATGGTGACAGAAGAGCCCCTTCCGTGGAGGAGCTCTCTCTCCTTAAGGCTGTTTTGACAGCTGGTCTGTATGACAATGTCGGCAAGATCCTGTTCACAAAGTCAGTGGATATCTCTGAGAAGTTGGCCTGCATGGTGGAGACGGCACAGGGGAAAGCACAAGCACACCCGTCCTCTGTGAACAGAAACCTGCAAACCTATGGCTGGCTGCTTTACCAGGAGAAG GTTAAATATTCAAAGATCTTCCTAAAGGAAACAACACTGGTTTCTCCCTTTCCAATACTCTTGTTTGGAGGTGATATAGCCGTACAGCACCGAGAACGTCTCCTGACTGTAGATGACTGGATACATTTCCAG GCTCCTGTGAAGATCGCAGTCATTTTTAAGGAATTACGTGGTTTAATCGAATCTGTTCTAAAGGAAAAGCTACAATACCCAAAAATGTCTCTTGAAG